From the Vibrio ziniensis genome, the window TTGTTTAGCAATTTGCGCTAGCGTTTCGCCTTTTTCAACAACATGGTATTGAGCATTTCCCACCATGCTGCTTCCTTCCATTGGAAAATCATAAGTGGCTGCAAAAACTTTTGTCATAACACTGGAGGCCAATATACACCCAATGACCAATAACTTACGCAACATGTATCTCTTTATCCCTTGCTTGCTTATACATGTCTAAGGTTACTTCTCTTTCTGCTTTATGATCAACGATTCGTGCAGGATATAACACCAAGTTTACACCCGCCCATAACCAAGGTGCGTGAACGTACTTCTCAGGCACTGAACGCAATTCAGGTATCCAGTGGCGAACAAATGCCCCTTTACCATCAAACTTCTGACCTTGAGTGATCGGGTTGAAGATACGGAAATAAGGCTGACCATCACACCCAGTGGACGCACACCACTGCCATCCTCCGTTGTTTGCTGCGTAATCGCCGTCAATCAGTTTGCTCATGAAATAGCGCTCACCCCAACGCCAGTCGATATGCAGATCTTTGGTCAGAAAGCTTGCGACTATCATTCTTAAACGGTTGTGCATCCAGCCAGTTTGGTTGAGCTGTTTCATTGCAGCGTCGACAATGGGGTAGCCCGTTTCGCCACGACACCAACGCTCAAACTTTTCATTATCTTGCCACCAAATGACATAACGTCCCCAATTGAGGAAGTCCCTACCTTTGCATAGCTTAGGTTCAAAAGTCAGTAAATGCTGGTAGAACTCACGCCAGATCAGTTCGCTAAGCCAAGTTTGAGCTCCTTGAGATAAGTTCCCCGAATTAGACTCTGCATAAAGCCTTGCCATACATTGTCTGGCAGATAGCGCACCTATCGCCAAATAGGGAGACAAACTGCTAGTACAGTCTGTAGCAGGAAAATCTCGACGCTGCTGATAATCATCTACGCGCTCTTGGCAAAAGGTTCTTAACTGAGCTCGAATCGTTTCAAAATCCGCAGCCCACTGAGAGCTG encodes:
- the phrB gene encoding deoxyribodipyrimidine photo-lyase, which produces MKLVWLRRDLRSVDNTALNNAIASGEPVTAVFIATPEQWQQHHMAPRQADLIYRRLDELQKELQALNIPLLYSEVSDFAHSAQRISEIAKLFSASEVLVNQEYEVNEQKRDKLAQIALAEQGIDWLSLHDKCIVPAGSLLNKQGQYFKVFTPFKKAWLSAASIPRIQPTQSAPEMVLPDEVQGLLWSKEQPFSYPREDSSQWAADFETIRAQLRTFCQERVDDYQQRRDFPATDCTSSLSPYLAIGALSARQCMARLYAESNSGNLSQGAQTWLSELIWREFYQHLLTFEPKLCKGRDFLNWGRYVIWWQDNEKFERWCRGETGYPIVDAAMKQLNQTGWMHNRLRMIVASFLTKDLHIDWRWGERYFMSKLIDGDYAANNGGWQWCASTGCDGQPYFRIFNPITQGQKFDGKGAFVRHWIPELRSVPEKYVHAPWLWAGVNLVLYPARIVDHKAEREVTLDMYKQARDKEIHVA